The Papaver somniferum cultivar HN1 chromosome 3, ASM357369v1, whole genome shotgun sequence genome includes a region encoding these proteins:
- the LOC113358374 gene encoding probable polygalacturonase — MEFIRRNNNLPRLQVMDGVYVIVLLGLLTFNGAHSQKINYADNSFDYLATSCRKHTVSLTDFGGVGDGITSNTKAFKAAIDHLSEFGTDGGGLLIVPPGKWLTGSFNLTSYFTLYLHRDAIILGSEEESEWAALPPLPSYGRGRDAPAGRYSSLIFGTNLTDVVITGDNGTINGQGAVWWDKFKKEKLDKTRPYMIELMYSDQIQISNLTLIDSPSWFVHPIYSSNIIIQGLTITAPVDPISPNTDGINPDSCTNVRIEDCYIVSGDDCVALKSGWDQYGIAVGMPTQHVIIRRLTCISPDSAVVALGSEMSGGIQDIRMEDIIAINSQAGIRIKTAPGRGGFIKDIYLRRMNMETMKYVFWMAGSYGQHADTGYDPKALPVIKDIYFSNSNATNVTMTANLAGIKDDPFTGICISNVKVTLSPKPKKLQWNCTDIEGVTSDVSPEPCALLPDQGLKKMVSCPFPTDRLPIEDVQFKVCSVGLQHLNS, encoded by the exons ATGGAGTTTATCAGAAGAAATAATAATTTACCAAGACTCCAA GTGATGGATGGGGTCTATGTTATCGTTTTGTTGGGACTACTGACCTTTAATGGAGCTCATTCTCAAAAGATAAACTATGCTGATAATTCTTTTGATTACTTGGCCACAAGCTGTAGAAAGCATACCGTGTCTTTAACGGATTTCGGAGGTGTTGGCGATGGAATAACGTCCAACACCAAAGCGTTCAAAGCAGCGATTGATCATCTAAGTGAATTTGGAACAGATGGTGGTGGATTACTCATTGTACCACCTGGGAAATGGCTCACAGGAAGTTTCAATCTCACAAGTTATTTCACTCTTTACCTCCACAGAGACGCAATAATTCTTGGATCTGag GAGGAGAGTGAATGGGCAGCTCTGCCGCCTCTACCATCATATGGGAGAGGAAGGGATGCACCTGCTGGAAGGTATAGCAGCCTCATCTTCGGAACAAACCTCACTGATGTCGTCATTACAG GTGATAACGGAACGATAAACGGACAAGGTGCTGTCTGGTGGGACAAATTTAAGAAGGAAAAACTTGACAAAACCAGGCCTTACATGATTGAGTTGATGTACTCAGATCAGATTCAGATATCAAACCTCACACTGATTGACTCTCCATCATGGTTTGTTCATCCAATTTACAGCAG CAACATCATCATTCAAGGCCTTACTATCACTGCTCCTGTAGATCCGATTTCTCCAAACACCGATGGGATCAATCCAG ATTCATGCACTAACGTACGAATTGAAGACTGTTATATAGTCTCGGGAGACGACTGTGTTGCATTAAAAAGTGGTTGGGACCAATATGGGATTGCAGTAGGGATGCCGACACAACACGTGATAATCAGAAGACTCACTTGCATTTCTCCTGACAGTGCTGTAGTTGCCCTAGGTAGCGAGATGTCTGGTGGGATCCAAGACATTAGAATGGAAGACATAATTGCTATAAATTCACAAGCAGGAATTAGGATTAAAACTGCACCTGGCAGAGGTGGTTTTATAAAAGATATCTACTTAAGAAGGATGAATATGGAAACAATGAAGTATGTATTTTGGATGGCAGGATCTTATGGTCAGCATGCTGATACAGGTTATGATCCTAAAGCACTCCCAGTGATTAAAGATATCTACTTTAGTAATAGTAATGCGACGAATGTTACAATGACAGCAAATTTAGCTGGAATTAAGGATGATCCTTTCACTGGAATATGCATTTCTAATGTGAAGGTTACATTGTCACCTAAACCGAAGAAACTGCAATGGAACTGTACTGATATTGAAGGAGTTACAAGTGACGTGAGCCCTGAGCCTTGTGCATTATTGCCTGATCAGGGATTGAAAAAGATGGTTAGTTGCCCTTTCCCAACTGATCGACTACCAATAGAAGATGTTCAATTTAAAGTTTGCTCGGTCGGGCTACAACACTTGAATAGCTAA